AGGGATCGTCTCTCTGCAATCTCGGGTGCCCGAACGGCGCCAAGCAGGGAACCGATCGCGTACAGCTGCCGATGGCTGAGGCCCAGGGCGTCGAGGTGATTACCAACTGCCGGGTGACCTCGATCGGCGACCGGGTGTGTGATGCAGTGGTTGCTGATCCGGGCTACGGTGAGCCGTCGAAGTGGGAGCCGGGCGAGTACCGCGTCAGGGCAAAGGTCATCGTGCTCTGCGCCGGCGGTGTGGTGAACTCACCGGCGCTGCTCCTTCGTTCGGCGTTCGCGGAAAAGCTGCCGATGCTCGGACGGCGTATCACGCTCCACCCGGCCCTCATACTGGTCGGCGAACACGCAGAGTCCATCACGAACTTCCATGGATTCCCGAAGAGTTACTACAGCGACCAGTTCATGAGAGAGGAGCGATTCCTCCTCGAGGTCTGCATGTACTTTCCGTTCGTCACCGCCAAGAACCTGATCGGCTTCGGAGCCGACCACTCCAACATCATGCGCGCTTTTCCGAGACTGCAGATGATTCTGGTGCTGGCCCTCGATCCCGCGTTGCCGGACAATCGGGTGACCCTCGACGGGAACGGAGATCCGGTGGTGGACTACACCCTCACGGAAGCGGTACTCGACACGCTGCACGCATCGATGCTGGCCAGCGCACGGGTCTTTTTTGCGGCTGGAGCCAAAAGAATTCACGCTCCGGCCGGTACGAGCTTTTTCATCGATGCCGCTGACGCAGATCGGATCGAAGAGTTGATTCCGCGAGCGAAGGTAAGAAAGGGCAGGATTTCGATCACGTCGGCCCATCTCATGGGCGGATGCGCGATGGGCAACGATGCTTCGGATTCCGTAACCGATGGGTGGGGGAGGGTGCACGGCGTTCCGTGGCTCTTCGTCGCCGATGCGAGCCTTTTCCCGCAATGCTCCGAGGTCAACCCGTATGTCACCGTCATGGCCCTCGCGGATAGAGTCGCCGAGGGCATCCGAAACAACGCCGGGGAGCTGCTTTCATGAAGATACGTGCGGCCAGGGAGATCGCCAGGGCGCTGGTCGACGAGGGTGTGCGCTACACCTTCGGCATTCCGGGTACCCACAACATCGAGCTCTACGACGTCCTCGCCGGCGTCGACGGTATCGAATCCGTGCTCGTCACTTCGGAGGTCGCTGGAGCTTTTGTCGCCGACGGATTTTCGCGTTCGTCAAGCGAGGTCGGCGTGATTAACGTGGTGCCGGGAGCGGGTGTGGCCTACAGCTTGTCGGGAATCGCCGAGGCGTGGATGGACAACGTACCGATGGTGGTCATCGCCAGCGGGATCCGCACCGACACCGGGACCGCCTACCAGCTCCATGCCATCGATCAGCTGGCCATTCTGCGCCCGGTGACCAAGAGTGCCGTGCGGGTCGAGAAAGCCGAAGAGATTTATCCCGCAATCCGCCGCGCATTTCAGATCGCTCGGCGAGGCACCCCCGGGCCGGCGGCGGTCGAGATCCCGGCCCAGTTCCTGCTCCAGCGCCATGAAATCGCAGAGGTTTCTTTCGAACCGGAACCCGAACTGGACACGACTCCGGACGCCGAGCTGGTCGAGTACGCGGCGGCACTCATCGAGGAGGCCGAGTTCCCGGCCCTGTATCTCGGAAACGGGGCCGCGGAGGCCTCGGATCTGCTGGTTTCGCTGGCCGAGCAGCTCGGCACACCGGTCACCACTTCGTTCAGCGGCAAAGGAGTTTTCCCGGAGACCCACCCGCTCTGGCTGTGGCCGGGCTTCGGTCGTCAGGCACCGTCATTCGTGCAGCGAATCATGTCGAAATGCGACTGCCTGCTGGCCATCGGATGTCGATTCGGAGAGGTGACAACCGGTGGCTTCGGCATCGAGCCTCCTGAAGTGCTGATTCACGTCGACATCGATCCCGAGGTCTTCAATCGTAACTTTCGTGCCAAGCTCACGGTCCGATCGGATGCAAGATTGTTCACCGCCTCCCTTTTGGATCTCATCGATGGGAATCGTCCGTGGGCTGGTCTGGCCGTTCAGATCGCGGAGGGGCGGGCCGACGTGGATGATCGCTGGGAGCGCAAGGCGGCCACCGACCGCGTCTCACCACACGCGCTTTTCGCCGCTCTCCAACGCCACTGTCATACCGATGCGATCTTCACGACCGACAGTGGCAACGGCACCTTTCTGGCGATGGAACATCTGCGTCTCGAAGCACCCGGCCGGTTCCTGGCGCCGACCG
The sequence above is a segment of the Acidobacteriota bacterium genome. Coding sequences within it:
- a CDS encoding thiamine pyrophosphate-binding protein — its product is MKIRAAREIARALVDEGVRYTFGIPGTHNIELYDVLAGVDGIESVLVTSEVAGAFVADGFSRSSSEVGVINVVPGAGVAYSLSGIAEAWMDNVPMVVIASGIRTDTGTAYQLHAIDQLAILRPVTKSAVRVEKAEEIYPAIRRAFQIARRGTPGPAAVEIPAQFLLQRHEIAEVSFEPEPELDTTPDAELVEYAAALIEEAEFPALYLGNGAAEASDLLVSLAEQLGTPVTTSFSGKGVFPETHPLWLWPGFGRQAPSFVQRIMSKCDCLLAIGCRFGEVTTGGFGIEPPEVLIHVDIDPEVFNRNFRAKLTVRSDARLFTASLLDLIDGNRPWAGLAVQIAEGRADVDDRWERKAATDRVSPHALFAALQRHCHTDAIFTTDSGNGTFLAMEHLRLEAPGRFLAPTDFSCMGYSVPAAIGACFANPGRDVVALPGDGAFLMTGVELITAAANKAAPLVCVLSDGALSQIAQFQKMMTNRVYASQLPSHDLEGFARATGCSYFRLIRDVELDSVLPAALEMTRNGTPVLIEVAIDYTQKTYFTKGVVKNVFSQLSWGDRFANILRAVGRRLT
- a CDS encoding GMC family oxidoreductase is translated as MREEEYDVVIIGSGAGGGVVAKELAPLCIDGRRIAVLEWGAKLRQEEYSGHENDMASKLFFDGGGTFTKDRSMTLAYGRAYGGSTVIYTGTSLIMPEEVVERWSVPGIDFTDIHHRSMRYCEENNVHLLADDEINQNNRLFLKGCEELGFHVEQFPINTKGCKGSSLCNLGCPNGAKQGTDRVQLPMAEAQGVEVITNCRVTSIGDRVCDAVVADPGYGEPSKWEPGEYRVRAKVIVLCAGGVVNSPALLLRSAFAEKLPMLGRRITLHPALILVGEHAESITNFHGFPKSYYSDQFMREERFLLEVCMYFPFVTAKNLIGFGADHSNIMRAFPRLQMILVLALDPALPDNRVTLDGNGDPVVDYTLTEAVLDTLHASMLASARVFFAAGAKRIHAPAGTSFFIDAADADRIEELIPRAKVRKGRISITSAHLMGGCAMGNDASDSVTDGWGRVHGVPWLFVADASLFPQCSEVNPYVTVMALADRVAEGIRNNAGELLS